A genomic window from Microbacterium sp. H1-D42 includes:
- a CDS encoding MBL fold metallo-hydrolase — protein sequence MTEIRRGIHRIQAPLGERFIAMYLLTGPEGALLFDTGVTDSVTGTLLPYLDEIGFDPARLRWVISSHCDFDHTGGNAALKSVAPQAEFLAGRADVPMTEDVELLISGRYGEFAARDHFDDPAETTAEVRASTGLVGVDRALDGGEIFDLGDRTIEVLSVPGHSPGHLALWDSGNRTLLISDAVLGETVPTADGRAAFPPTYRDTAAYVDSIRRLRAHDADLLLTAHYPVYERDGVNDFLDVSLAYTERIDQVIAAVLTADGEELTSLELIHRAAKDLGPWPEAAAEYLIFPMTGNLERLAAQGRVAEGDRDGIRTWRWTA from the coding sequence ATGACCGAGATCCGACGCGGCATCCACCGCATCCAGGCCCCGCTGGGCGAGCGCTTCATCGCCATGTACCTGCTCACAGGTCCTGAGGGCGCGCTGCTGTTCGACACCGGCGTCACCGACTCGGTCACCGGCACGCTGCTGCCCTACCTCGACGAGATCGGGTTCGATCCGGCACGGCTGCGGTGGGTCATCAGCTCGCACTGCGACTTCGACCACACCGGCGGCAACGCGGCGCTCAAATCCGTGGCGCCGCAGGCGGAGTTCCTCGCCGGGCGTGCCGATGTGCCGATGACCGAGGACGTCGAGCTGCTGATCTCGGGTCGCTACGGCGAATTCGCCGCCCGCGATCACTTCGATGATCCTGCCGAGACCACCGCCGAGGTGCGGGCGTCGACCGGGCTCGTCGGCGTCGACAGGGCCCTCGACGGGGGTGAGATCTTCGATCTCGGAGACCGCACCATCGAAGTGCTGTCGGTGCCAGGCCATTCCCCCGGGCATCTCGCGCTGTGGGACTCCGGCAATCGCACTCTGCTCATCTCTGATGCCGTTCTCGGGGAGACCGTTCCGACGGCCGACGGCCGAGCGGCCTTCCCGCCGACCTACCGCGACACCGCGGCCTATGTGGACAGCATCCGACGTCTGCGCGCGCATGACGCCGACCTGCTGCTCACGGCTCACTACCCCGTTTACGAGCGCGACGGCGTGAACGACTTCCTCGATGTCTCACTCGCCTACACAGAGCGCATCGACCAGGTCATCGCCGCGGTGCTCACCGCCGACGGGGAAGAGCTCACCTCGCTGGAGCTCATCCACCGTGCCGCGAAGGATCTCGGGCCATGGCCGGAGGCCGCCGCCGAGTACCTCATCTTCCCGATGACCGGCAACCTCGAGCGACTTGCCGCGCAGGGGCGCGTGGCCGAGGGCGATCGCGACGGAATCCGCACCTGGAGATGGACCGCATGA
- a CDS encoding mandelate racemase/muconate lactonizing enzyme family protein produces MKITGYRTLHTVHDWRRPVGDVNGYIASGVTNVPLVILETDEGVEGVGMGSHADLDRLFPALEGQDPRAVSTLYDAMIARVFKSSHGGATFGGVGAFDTALWDLKAKIAGEPLWRLLGAGDRFVPGYASGLDAALTDDQLAELYAAYADRGFTSAKLKGGRNLDADLRRFGIVGDLLSANTAAPALMLDVNESWNLKQAVRYISALEQHIDLTWIEEPLRRWDAVGHARLSAAIRASVATGENLTGLEQFRPLLDAGGADIVQAGAVWGITHFLRVAVTAHGRDLPVSPVGLTANHTVTAAAAAVPNHLSAEVQDFGAPFGLSLDQEFADGGIVLGDRPGAGIEVDEAAIRTACEADDWQQPAGPHVRSPRAGLRLVDNGTWAE; encoded by the coding sequence ATGAAGATCACCGGGTACCGCACCCTGCACACCGTGCACGACTGGCGTCGGCCGGTCGGCGATGTCAACGGCTACATCGCCTCGGGCGTCACGAACGTCCCCCTGGTCATCCTCGAGACCGATGAGGGCGTCGAAGGCGTCGGCATGGGTTCGCATGCGGACCTCGACCGACTCTTCCCTGCGCTCGAGGGCCAGGACCCGCGGGCCGTATCCACGCTGTACGACGCCATGATCGCTCGCGTGTTCAAGTCGTCGCACGGCGGCGCGACCTTCGGCGGCGTTGGGGCATTCGACACCGCGCTCTGGGATCTCAAGGCCAAGATCGCAGGAGAGCCGCTCTGGCGTCTTCTCGGGGCAGGGGACCGCTTCGTCCCCGGCTACGCCTCGGGGCTGGATGCCGCGCTGACTGATGATCAGCTCGCCGAGCTCTACGCCGCCTACGCCGATCGCGGCTTCACCTCGGCCAAGCTCAAGGGCGGCCGGAACCTCGATGCCGACCTGCGCCGCTTCGGCATCGTCGGCGACCTGCTCTCGGCCAACACGGCGGCGCCCGCGCTCATGCTCGATGTCAACGAGTCGTGGAACCTCAAGCAGGCGGTGCGTTACATCTCGGCGCTCGAGCAGCACATCGACCTCACCTGGATCGAAGAGCCGCTGCGCCGATGGGATGCCGTCGGGCATGCACGACTGAGCGCGGCGATCCGGGCATCCGTCGCCACCGGCGAGAACCTGACGGGCCTCGAGCAGTTCCGCCCTCTGCTCGACGCCGGCGGTGCCGACATCGTGCAGGCCGGAGCGGTCTGGGGCATCACGCACTTCCTGCGCGTGGCGGTCACCGCACACGGCCGCGACCTGCCCGTCAGCCCCGTCGGACTCACGGCCAATCACACCGTGACAGCGGCGGCCGCGGCCGTGCCCAACCACCTCTCGGCGGAGGTGCAGGACTTCGGGGCGCCCTTCGGCCTCTCGCTCGACCAGGAGTTCGCCGACGGCGGCATCGTGCTCGGCGACCGACCGGGCGCGGGCATCGAGGTCGACGAGGCAGCCATCAGGACGGCCTGCGAGGCAGATGACTGGCAGCAGCCCGCAGGGCCGCACGTGCGCTCGCCGCGCGCCGGTCTTCGGCTCGTCGACAACGGCACGTGGGCGGAATGA